Proteins from one Hemicordylus capensis ecotype Gifberg chromosome 7, rHemCap1.1.pri, whole genome shotgun sequence genomic window:
- the LOC128333168 gene encoding uncharacterized protein LOC128333168 — translation MERLRHCPSEHQATVNAVLAALCRPLFHHEEAKIRRAAMRTHLDLLQHRHHHHEGTEENITTLIAVLMHVEDEDLEVAQAAKDNLSLLAEALLWHLEGKLLARDSYSLQELLHKIAKRLIRQLGTEDAVEMEATKILGFFRSEQPSVRRTAALLIGHLVHKKGSILTEGNIETFHAALESLLGDHDPEVGRVACKTEKIVKKAFSLHSRHGLRAAVRRLWAGCKKKRHPPEYGDLST, via the exons atggagcggctgaggcactgtccatcagaacaccaggccacggtgaatgctgtcctggctgccctgtgccgccctctcttccaccac gaggaggctaagatccgaagggcagccatgaggacccacctggatctcctgcagcaccgccaccaccatcatgagggtacagaggagaacatcacgaccctcatcgcggtgctgatgcatgtggaggatgaggacctggaggtagcacag gctgcgaaggacaatctgagcctcctggcggaagccctcctatggcacctggagggcaagctgctggcgcgggattcttacagcctgcaggagctgctccacaagatcgccaagcgtctg attcggcagctcggcacagaggacgccgtggagatggaggccaccaagatcctgggcttcttccgcagcgagcagccttcagtgaggagaacggctgccctgctgatcg gtcacctggtccacaaaaagggcagcatcctcactgaagggaacatagagaccttccatgctg cgctggagagcttgcttggcgaccatgaccccgaggtcgggagagttgcctgcaagacagagaagatcgtgaagaaggccttttccctccactcccggcacgggctgcgggctgccgttcggcgcttgtgggcgggctgtaagaagaagagacacccgccagagtacggtgatctctccacctga